ATATTGAATATGCCGGTCTGTTTTCCAAGTTCCGGATTGAAAGATTCGAAGATCAACTCCGATGGAGAAACCCGGGTAATTTTATAATGGTTGCTTCTTTTTATGCTTTCCAATTGTACCCAGCTTTCATTGGTTATTTCCGTTCCATGAATACTAATCACAGATTCGCCTTCTGCAAAGGATATTTTCCCATCCGGGGCGACAAACTCCGAACTGGTTTTCCAGATAGCAGATTCTGACAGAAAATGTTTCATATTCCCTTGGAATGTATCTCTCTGTTTTTTATTCATATCGTATCCTGAACTTCATTTTATTTTTTTGCTACGACAAACATCTCACTATTGGAAGTAAAATTGTTATCAGTTAATATATGATGATGGATAGTGACTTCTGAAAATCCGGTTTCTTTCAGAATCCCGGTTATTTCTTCTTGCGTATAATACCGGTCCCACACAATAAAATGTTCCTGTTCACCTTTGATCAGCAGATGGTATTGATAGGCAAAAGCCCTGCTTTCCGGATAATGAAATGTTTCGCTTAAAAGCAGGTATTCATTTGCATGCCAGAAACCTCCGTCAGGTTGGTAATGCCAATTTCTGCCCTCTTCCTGATCATTGGTCAGGGCTTCTGTGAATACGTCAAATATGAATACACCTTCTTCTTCAAGGGATTCATATATATTCCGCAATAATTTGTCGCGATGGGTATCCGAATGAGTGCCCAGATCGCAATAAATCATGATCACCGCATCGAATTTTCCATCAGGATAATTTTTGATATAATCACCTTCAATGTATTGAATGTCTTTATGTTGTTTTCTGGCATATTCGATAGAAACCTTATTGAGATCTATTCCTGTAACGAAATAACCTTTGTCCTGGAAGAAAGAAGTATATAACCCCGGACCACATCCCAGATCCAGCAAGCGTGTCTGTTGTTTTGTATTTACAGATATGAAATCCGTAATTTTTATCATCGATTCTTTCCTTCTGCTTGCTGCGTCTGATAACGGATTCAAATGTTCTTTCAACATTTGTTGCCGGATGTATGGATCGGTCCATATATCATTGTCCGTTTTTTCAAATAGTGCAGGTCTTTTATGAGTGATTTTCATCTGATGTGTTCCGATTTTTTGCTATTTATATTTTTTACATCTTTGAACGATACAGTTTAAAATAATGGCACATAGAATAGGAAAAATCCGGGTTCCGGTAATTATTTCCTGACAACTTCTGTCGAATGTCAATATCGACCGTATTTATTGACTGCTAATATATAAATAATCATGATTCCTGTTATCCAATGGATAAATCTTTCCAAAATATTACTTATTATGAACAAATGTTCATAATGTTGTGTGTGTTTGTAAGTATATGTCGGAAATTGGTTTATACTATTTCACTCTTCTTTATTCACATTATAGTATTATTTTTTGTGGTGTTCATGAGGGCTCACGCCGTTGCCTTGATGCAAAGAAGCAAAAATCAAAGCTAACGCCAGTCTTGGCTAAAAATCTTCCGTTTCGGGTAAAACAAAATAACTATCTGCGATGAGATCTAACGCTAAGTTCGCTATCGCTCATACAGATTTTGTTTTTGATACCCTTCACTTCGGATTTTCTTAACGCCGACTGCCGTAGGCCGAACCCGGTATACTTGATATATTTTTTAATGTAGAATTATTTATATTTTGTACTTATCGGTTATACATTTGCCTGTTTTTGAGATATCTTTTGATGACCGGATATTTTATAAGATTTATTCTATGGATGCCCTGAGCCTGATGGTGGAAACAGAATTGCCGGGATCATTGCAGATAAGCGTGATCACATCGTTCACAGTACCGGCTTTATCTGTTGCATTGTAAGTGACGGTGATATCTGCGGATTTTCCGGAATTGATTTCTGATGGACTTTGGATTTTTACCTGAGGACTGTTGGATGATATTTTCCTGATGAATAATTTACTCTTTCCCTGATTGGTAATTTTGATCGTATGTTCCGATTGACTGTTTCTGGCGATTTTTCCTGCCTCAATAATTTTTGTATCGAGTGAAAGGGTAGGGGCATTCATTATTTCAGCGGGTTTCCATTGGGAAAAATCTTCTTCTACGTTTGCCGTTACCGTCAATTTGTATTCTTTGGATGGATCGTCATTCAGTATCATGCTGATTTGTTCCGAGATAAATCCCCAATCCTTCTTTTTAGGAGAACTGTAAGTGATACTGATCTTAGCTTTTTCTCCCCCTTTTACTGTTGAAGGAGTTGCACTTGCCTGAATATACGCAGGAAGACGTTCAAATGAGATTTTTACCGGTGTTGAGCCGGGATTCAAAACGAAAGTTTCTGCTGTTTTTGTTTCCCACGCATACATCTTGTTCAATGCTACATGCATATCGCTGAGTTTGAGTGGCCCTGCAGGATATCGAAAGGTTTCGGGCGGCTTGCGTTCTATCGGTATGACTTCGCCGAGTAAACGGAGTGTTATTTGCGCCGGTTTGGCATTGGTGATAACATAAGCGGACTTATCTATCTTACCCGGGCGTCCTTCGATATCGTAGGTGATGCGCACAAAACCGGATTTGCCTGGGTTTACCGGCTCTTTTGTCCAGTCAGATGCAGTACATCCGCAATTAGTCCTGACATTTTGCACCAATAATGGTGTTGTTCCGGTATTTTTAAAAATAAAATCATGGGATGCTTTATCCCCCTTTTCATTTATTTTTCCAAAATCATGGGTGGTTTTTTCAAACTCGATTTTTGCCTGTCCATTAACTATATGGCCTGCCATAAGTAATACAAGCAGGGTCGTGAATATATTTTTCATATGTGTATCTTTTATTCTTTAGGATCATATGAACCCGAAGGCTCAACGAAGTTAAACCCTCATTTTTTATTAATTCCCTTGCGGTCGTTGAGCTTCGGTTCATACTCTTTGACGGCTTTAACTTATGAAGGTTTCATACCGGTTATTCTTTATATCTCCTGAACTGGTGAAAAGCAAAGGCATAAAGCACCAACGCGAACAAGAGTATATATACCCTGTTGGTTTCATTTCCATCAACAAGTTTCCGGATGGAATGACTCATCAGGTTGTCGGGCAGTGATTTTATTTCCGGCATATCATTGTAATGCCACTTATCGATAATGGTACCTTCTTTGAGTAAAACAAATCCCGGATTTGACCTGATGATGGTTTTAAGGGTAATATCGTCTGTATGGCAAAATTCGAAATCTAACTGCCAATCTTCCCTGAGCGTTTCTATCTCGTCCACAAGTGAGGATGTAAGGCAATAAAACCCATATCCTTTTTCATGGAAGTAACGTGCAAGTTCATTGGCTTTGACCAATGCGGCCTTATTGGCTTTTTCCAAACGGTGTGCTACTACCAGCATCGTATACCCTTCATGATACAATATATTATCTGTGATGTCGACACCTTCGGGTGTTATGATATTGAAGTCGTGAATGGGTGGTTCATATCCTTTTTCAATCAACTCTGTTTTCGAATCTTTCCATACCCATGTACTATCGTCCCAGGGATAATTTTCTTCAGTAAATTCTTTCACGACACCCTCTTTTTCATAATATAAGATGGTGCGGAATTTATCGGTGGGCATTCCTTCGGGAATAATCATTCCCTGATTGATATCCGTTCCGATTTTGTAAGGACGGAAATCCAGGATAGGCAGGTGGCGATATGAGTATACGGTGATTCCGAAGATGAATACGACACTTCCTGCCAGCCATATCCATTCGGCCGCAGCGGAGTATGCCGGAGTATATTTGTTCCTGTTCAGGAATATAACAACAGCCAATGCCATTAATATGATGTTCTTATAAAAAGTTTCCCAGTTGGTTAATTTCAGCGCATCACCGAAACATCCGCAATCTGAAACGGGATTTGTCAATGCAAGGATAAAAGTGAGAATGGTGAAGAAAACCATAAAAAGTAATACCGACCAGGAAGCTTCTTTCATTCTTGCGCCAAGTACCAGTGCTATACCTATTGTAAACTCGGCCGCATTAAGCAATACAGCCAGAGGAAAGGCAAGCGGCGAAAGGGCAGGCATGCCGAATGCCGTAAAATAATCGATAAATTTATAGGTGGACCCCATGGGGTCCACCCCTTTGACGAATCCTGAAAAGATAAATACTGCACCAAGGAGAAGGCGTGCAATGATTAACAGATTCCTGATCATACCTTTGAATAATTGTAACAACTATTTTTTATCCGCAGTTTGGGCTGTTACTTTTCCACGTAGCCGCAAAACTATAAAATCGGGACTTCCTCCGGAAAAGTATACTGTAAGTGACTTATTGAATGTGGTAGCGCCGGTCGGACTGTAAGTTGCTTTTATGAGTCCTTTTCCACCCGGAGCGATGGGTTCTTTACTCCATCCTGAAGTAGTACAACCGCACGAAGTGGCCACTCTCTGGATGGATACAGGTTCTTTTCCTTTGTTGGTGAACTCGAATGTATAACTCTGTGCTCCGTCACTTTGTACGATACTGCCGAAATCATGCTCCAGTTTTGT
This genomic window from Bacteroidales bacterium contains:
- a CDS encoding DoxX family protein produces the protein MIRNLLIIARLLLGAVFIFSGFVKGVDPMGSTYKFIDYFTAFGMPALSPLAFPLAVLLNAAEFTIGIALVLGARMKEASWSVLLFMVFFTILTFILALTNPVSDCGCFGDALKLTNWETFYKNIILMALAVVIFLNRNKYTPAYSAAAEWIWLAGSVVFIFGITVYSYRHLPILDFRPYKIGTDINQGMIIPEGMPTDKFRTILYYEKEGVVKEFTEENYPWDDSTWVWKDSKTELIEKGYEPPIHDFNIITPEGVDITDNILYHEGYTMLVVAHRLEKANKAALVKANELARYFHEKGYGFYCLTSSLVDEIETLREDWQLDFEFCHTDDITLKTIIRSNPGFVLLKEGTIIDKWHYNDMPEIKSLPDNLMSHSIRKLVDGNETNRVYILLFALVLYAFAFHQFRRYKE
- a CDS encoding DUF1573 domain-containing protein; this translates as MKKGILLMIACMTMIAAVNAQKADTTVVFTKLEHDFGSIVQSDGAQSYTFEFTNKGKEPVSIQRVATSCGCTTSGWSKEPIAPGGKGLIKATYSPTGATTFNKSLTVYFSGGSPDFIVLRLRGKVTAQTADKK
- a CDS encoding DUF1573 domain-containing protein, translated to MKNIFTTLLVLLMAGHIVNGQAKIEFEKTTHDFGKINEKGDKASHDFIFKNTGTTPLLVQNVRTNCGCTASDWTKEPVNPGKSGFVRITYDIEGRPGKIDKSAYVITNAKPAQITLRLLGEVIPIERKPPETFRYPAGPLKLSDMHVALNKMYAWETKTAETFVLNPGSTPVKISFERLPAYIQASATPSTVKGGEKAKISITYSSPKKKDWGFISEQISMILNDDPSKEYKLTVTANVEEDFSQWKPAEIMNAPTLSLDTKIIEAGKIARNSQSEHTIKITNQGKSKLFIRKISSNSPQVKIQSPSEINSGKSADITVTYNATDKAGTVNDVITLICNDPGNSVSTIRLRASIE
- a CDS encoding class I SAM-dependent methyltransferase yields the protein MKITHKRPALFEKTDNDIWTDPYIRQQMLKEHLNPLSDAASRRKESMIKITDFISVNTKQQTRLLDLGCGPGLYTSFFQDKGYFVTGIDLNKVSIEYARKQHKDIQYIEGDYIKNYPDGKFDAVIMIYCDLGTHSDTHRDKLLRNIYESLEEEGVFIFDVFTEALTNDQEEGRNWHYQPDGGFWHANEYLLLSETFHYPESRAFAYQYHLLIKGEQEHFIVWDRYYTQEEITGILKETGFSEVTIHHHILTDNNFTSNSEMFVVAKK